The Cellulophaga sp. L1A9 genome window below encodes:
- a CDS encoding DUF5018 domain-containing protein — MKNIGLCFSLILLVIISCTKEVGLYTEVEFEISETHVADGFINTPLATSITVTPEELVDSYSYTYSYKINTGEGYFQDESGATISEGDKIGLNPLSASLNYIATKIGDHSITFTAEDTFGFAEAVTLSYTISNVPVSWTATGPTGQVLLGTSQDITVVLGSETTGTGVTYERNYSFTEGTGNLTSSPTGTSETLNEFVSILPGTYTLTYVSTEVGQTTLEFLLKDSNGQEIVKTVSFEVVDELSTEKEITSFIVNGVAGTPSGTSINLVLPEGTDLTALSPVIIHTGASISPESETTQDFTNPVIYTVTAQDQTIQEYTVTLSVEGNDAKDITDFIIDGVDGIITGTNISVILPAGTDVTALNLTVIHTGASVNPTSGVAQDFTNPVEYTVTAADGTTKVYTITVSLAPALSSDNDITSFSIDGVAGVISGTTITVSLPAGTDVSTLTPAIIHNGNTINPDTGIAQDFTNPITYTVTADNLDTQEYSVTVIMPTLSDTKDITSFSIDGVAGVISGTTITVTLPAGTDASSLTPAIIHNGNTINPDTGVAQDFTNPVEYTVAAANGSTKAYNVTIVVSSIDFELTSTVTDDSFGVTGFYERVNVSANQSLSYTVKYTNNFNLPFAGYNSGDEYTIESFNIINEFYNPQDIIGDHILNFDVTSGGITKTTTISINYTLIGLKSTAPDYDINIFDSSEGFLDIIHSTLLLNNNIDVRVTHYAGGSGSWLAGNYLGSTFNYKLNEWTLFTDYSTYALFGFKFSLNDGELAMAKIEIRDENDQIISTTYRRVGLSPYDFDSAWDGQQ; from the coding sequence ATGAAAAATATAGGGCTCTGTTTTAGTTTAATTTTATTAGTGATAATTAGCTGCACCAAAGAGGTAGGTCTTTATACAGAGGTAGAATTTGAAATTTCAGAAACTCATGTGGCAGATGGTTTTATCAATACACCTCTCGCGACTTCCATTACGGTTACTCCAGAAGAATTGGTAGATAGCTATTCTTATACGTATTCCTATAAAATTAATACAGGCGAAGGGTATTTTCAAGATGAATCTGGAGCTACTATTTCGGAAGGAGATAAAATAGGGTTGAATCCATTATCAGCCTCACTGAATTATATTGCCACAAAAATTGGCGATCACTCGATAACTTTTACCGCAGAAGATACTTTTGGTTTTGCGGAAGCAGTAACTTTAAGTTATACTATATCAAACGTTCCCGTTTCTTGGACTGCTACAGGTCCTACAGGACAAGTTTTATTAGGTACATCACAAGATATCACTGTTGTTTTAGGGAGTGAAACTACAGGTACAGGAGTTACATATGAAAGAAACTATTCGTTTACAGAAGGAACAGGTAACCTAACTTCTTCTCCAACCGGAACAAGCGAAACCTTAAATGAATTTGTTAGCATTTTACCAGGAACGTATACCCTAACGTATGTTTCTACTGAAGTAGGACAAACAACTTTGGAGTTTTTATTAAAAGATTCAAACGGACAAGAAATAGTTAAAACCGTAAGTTTTGAAGTTGTAGATGAGCTTTCTACAGAAAAGGAAATTACATCATTTATAGTAAACGGAGTAGCAGGAACTCCTAGTGGAACTTCCATTAACCTTGTACTTCCTGAAGGTACTGACTTAACTGCTTTATCTCCAGTAATTATACATACAGGAGCAAGTATTTCCCCAGAATCAGAAACAACTCAAGACTTTACGAATCCAGTAATTTATACGGTTACGGCTCAAGATCAAACGATACAAGAATATACCGTTACTTTAAGTGTCGAAGGAAATGATGCTAAAGATATTACTGATTTTATAATTGATGGAGTTGATGGAATTATTACAGGAACCAATATTTCCGTAATCTTACCAGCAGGAACAGATGTTACCGCATTAAATCTTACTGTTATTCATACTGGTGCTTCTGTAAATCCTACTTCTGGAGTAGCGCAAGACTTTACCAATCCTGTGGAGTATACCGTTACCGCAGCAGATGGAACTACTAAAGTGTATACTATTACGGTGAGTTTAGCTCCAGCCCTTAGTAGTGATAATGACATTACATCATTTAGTATTGATGGAGTTGCTGGCGTTATATCAGGAACAACAATTACAGTATCACTTCCTGCTGGAACAGATGTAAGTACTTTAACGCCTGCAATAATTCATAATGGAAATACTATAAATCCAGATACAGGAATAGCTCAAGATTTTACAAACCCGATTACCTATACGGTGACAGCTGATAACTTAGATACTCAAGAATATTCGGTAACGGTTATTATGCCTACCCTTAGTGATACGAAGGATATTACATCATTTAGTATTGACGGAGTTGCTGGTGTTATTTCAGGAACAACGATTACGGTAACACTTCCTGCCGGAACAGATGCGAGTAGTTTAACACCTGCAATAATTCATAATGGAAATACTATAAATCCAGATACAGGGGTGGCTCAAGACTTTACAAACCCTGTAGAATATACTGTTGCTGCTGCAAATGGAAGTACTAAAGCATACAATGTTACAATAGTAGTTTCATCGATTGATTTTGAACTGACTTCTACTGTAACAGATGATTCATTTGGAGTTACTGGATTTTATGAAAGAGTAAATGTAAGTGCCAACCAATCTTTAAGTTACACTGTAAAATATACGAATAATTTTAATCTACCATTTGCAGGTTATAATTCAGGAGATGAATATACAATTGAAAGTTTTAATATAATTAATGAGTTTTATAATCCTCAAGATATAATCGGAGATCACATCTTAAATTTTGATGTAACTTCAGGTGGAATAACAAAGACAACAACGATTAGTATTAATTATACATTGATTGGTTTGAAAAGTACAGCTCCGGATTATGATATAAATATTTTCGACTCATCAGAAGGATTTCTTGACATAATACATTCGACACTATTATTAAATAATAATATTGATGTAAGAGTTACTCATTATGCTGGAGGTTCGGGATCTTGGCTTGCTGGTAATTATCTTGGCAGCACTTTTAACTATAAATTAAATGAATGGACATTATTTACTGATTACAGTACATACGCTCTTTTCGGATTTAAATTCTCTTTAAATGACGGGGAACTCGCTATGGCCAAAATAGAAATAAGAGATGAAAATGATCAAATAATAAGCACAACCTATCGAAGAGTTGGCTTAAGTCCTTATGATTTTGATTCCGCCTGGGATGGTCAACAATAA
- the recG gene encoding ATP-dependent DNA helicase RecG produces MNANFLQTPIAYLKGVGPNRANSLQSELGIQTYQDLINLFPHRYIDKTQYYKIKLLQQNSSEVQVVGKITHIKSVAQKKGNRLVATFIDDTGKMELVWFRGQKWIRENLKINVPYVVFGKTNFYNGTFSMPHPEMELLVDHEKGLKIYMQPVYPSTEKLSNKGITNRVLSKLIQQIFVELNGKFTEALSPKIIEELHLISKSEAMFNIHFPKNQELLAKAQFRLKFEELFYIQLQLIAKNMLHKKRIKGFPFDKVGTIFNDFYSNHLPFDLTNAQKRVLKEIRADLGSNAQMNRLLQGDVGSGKTIVALMAMLLAIDNGFQACLMAPTEILANQHFVGIQELLEGVGITVSLLTGSVKKSSRKVIHEQLESGELQILIGTHALLEDKVQYKNLGLAIVDEQHRFGVAQRSKLWHKNTIPPHVLVMTATPIPRTLAMSLYGDLDISVIDELPPGRKPIKTVHRYDSNRLKVFHFIREEIKKGRQIYVVYPLIQESEALDYKDLMDGYESIARDFPQPEYQISIVHGQMKPVDKEYEMQRFVKGETQIMVATTVIEVGVNVPNASVMIIESAERFGLSQLHQLRGRVGRGADQSFCILMTSFKLSAEAKTRLETMVRTNDGFEIAEVDLKLRGPGDLMGTQQSGMLNLKIADIVRDNDILKTARYYALQLLKDDPTLAKDENAVINYTYAQLVTHKNIWKYIS; encoded by the coding sequence ATGAATGCAAATTTTTTACAAACTCCCATTGCTTATTTAAAAGGTGTTGGTCCTAATAGGGCTAATAGTTTGCAGTCAGAGCTTGGCATTCAAACCTATCAAGATCTTATCAATCTATTTCCTCATCGCTATATTGATAAGACACAGTACTATAAAATTAAGCTATTACAGCAAAATTCTTCAGAGGTTCAGGTAGTTGGAAAAATTACCCATATTAAATCTGTAGCACAAAAAAAAGGGAACCGCTTAGTTGCAACCTTTATAGATGATACAGGTAAAATGGAATTGGTATGGTTTAGAGGGCAGAAATGGATTCGTGAGAATTTGAAGATCAATGTACCCTATGTAGTTTTCGGAAAAACTAATTTTTACAATGGCACTTTTTCAATGCCACACCCAGAAATGGAATTACTTGTGGATCATGAAAAGGGTTTAAAGATATACATGCAACCCGTGTATCCTTCTACAGAGAAACTGAGTAATAAAGGGATTACCAATAGAGTACTAAGTAAGTTAATTCAGCAGATATTTGTAGAACTGAATGGGAAGTTTACGGAAGCACTCTCTCCTAAAATTATAGAAGAGCTCCATTTAATTTCTAAGAGTGAAGCGATGTTTAATATTCACTTCCCTAAAAATCAAGAACTTTTAGCCAAAGCTCAATTCCGATTAAAATTTGAAGAGCTTTTTTATATTCAGCTGCAACTCATTGCTAAGAATATGTTGCATAAAAAGCGTATTAAAGGCTTTCCTTTTGATAAGGTAGGTACTATTTTTAATGATTTTTACAGCAACCATTTGCCATTTGATCTTACAAATGCACAAAAACGAGTTCTGAAAGAAATTCGGGCAGACTTAGGGAGCAATGCACAAATGAATAGGCTATTGCAAGGTGATGTTGGTTCAGGTAAAACAATCGTTGCTTTAATGGCGATGTTATTAGCAATTGATAACGGATTTCAGGCCTGCTTGATGGCACCTACAGAGATTTTAGCGAATCAACATTTTGTAGGTATCCAAGAACTGTTAGAAGGCGTGGGCATTACGGTTTCGCTATTAACTGGTTCCGTTAAAAAGTCCTCTCGAAAGGTGATACACGAGCAGTTAGAAAGTGGGGAACTTCAAATTTTAATAGGCACCCATGCCCTATTGGAGGATAAAGTGCAGTATAAAAATTTAGGCTTGGCCATTGTAGATGAACAGCATCGTTTTGGTGTAGCACAGCGTTCTAAATTATGGCATAAGAATACGATACCACCACATGTTTTAGTGATGACAGCCACGCCAATCCCCAGAACCTTGGCGATGAGTTTGTATGGCGATTTAGATATTTCTGTGATTGATGAATTACCTCCAGGTCGTAAGCCTATTAAAACAGTACATCGGTATGATTCTAACCGATTAAAAGTATTTCATTTTATCCGGGAGGAAATTAAAAAAGGAAGACAGATCTATGTGGTTTATCCTTTAATTCAAGAATCTGAAGCCTTGGATTATAAGGATTTAATGGATGGCTATGAAAGTATTGCGCGTGATTTTCCACAGCCTGAATATCAAATTTCTATTGTACATGGGCAAATGAAACCTGTGGATAAAGAATATGAAATGCAGCGTTTTGTAAAGGGTGAAACGCAGATTATGGTAGCAACAACAGTTATAGAAGTGGGCGTTAATGTACCCAATGCTTCTGTGATGATTATAGAAAGTGCGGAACGCTTTGGATTATCACAATTGCACCAATTACGCGGGCGTGTTGGCCGTGGAGCAGACCAAAGTTTTTGTATTCTGATGACCAGTTTTAAACTATCTGCAGAAGCAAAAACGCGGTTGGAAACGATGGTCCGTACCAACGACGGTTTTGAAATCGCAGAGGTGGACTTAAAACTCCGTGGTCCTGGAGATTTAATGGGAACCCAGCAAAGCGGCATGCTAAATCTAAAGATTGCAGATATCGTCCGAGACAATGACATTCTAAAAACAGCCCGTTACTATGCTTTACAACTCTTAAAAGACGACCCCACCCTTGCTAAAGATGAGAATGCCGTAATTAATTATACCTATGCACAATTAGTTACCCATAAAAATATTTGGAAGTATATTAGTTAG